The following are encoded in a window of Nakamurella sp. A5-74 genomic DNA:
- a CDS encoding 4-(cytidine 5'-diphospho)-2-C-methyl-D-erythritol kinase, which yields MVRVPAKINLALAVGDVRVDGYHELTTVFHAVDLYDEVTIRPSGSWSVRAGGVPGVPTTRSNLALKAAMALHAHLVRRGRRPGEVSIEIDKKIPVAGGMAGGSADAAAALVGCAALWDADLSRDDLIGIAAGIGSDVPFALTGGTALGTGRGEVVSPVLTRMTLTWVLAMAGSGLSTPEVFAECDRLRAGVDDSALSVPRADADAMVAALRSGDVDEVGAALANDLQPAAFSLYPKLRRTVRAGVDAGAVAGVVSGSGPTVALLCRDLPQASDVAAAMSSSGTCEGVRVASGPAHGARLIGGSLR from the coding sequence ATGGTGCGGGTACCGGCCAAGATCAACCTGGCGCTGGCCGTCGGTGACGTCCGGGTGGACGGCTACCACGAGCTGACTACGGTGTTCCACGCCGTCGATCTGTACGACGAGGTCACCATCCGGCCGTCCGGCAGTTGGTCGGTCCGGGCCGGTGGTGTGCCGGGAGTGCCGACCACGAGGTCGAACCTGGCGCTGAAAGCGGCGATGGCGCTGCACGCGCACCTCGTCCGTCGCGGCCGTCGACCCGGCGAGGTCTCGATCGAGATCGACAAGAAGATCCCGGTCGCCGGTGGGATGGCCGGCGGGAGCGCCGATGCGGCCGCGGCCCTGGTCGGCTGTGCGGCGTTGTGGGACGCAGATCTCTCGCGGGACGACCTGATCGGGATCGCCGCCGGCATCGGATCGGACGTCCCGTTCGCGCTGACCGGCGGGACCGCCCTGGGGACCGGACGCGGCGAAGTGGTCTCGCCGGTGCTGACCAGGATGACGCTGACCTGGGTGCTCGCGATGGCCGGATCCGGTCTGTCGACGCCCGAGGTGTTCGCCGAGTGCGATCGGTTGCGGGCCGGTGTCGACGACTCCGCGCTGTCGGTGCCCCGCGCCGATGCCGATGCGATGGTGGCAGCGTTGCGCTCCGGCGATGTCGACGAGGTCGGCGCCGCGCTGGCCAACGATCTGCAGCCTGCGGCATTCTCGCTGTATCCCAAGCTGCGACGCACGGTCCGGGCCGGAGTGGACGCCGGGGCGGTGGCCGGGGTCGTGTCCGGTTCTGGTCCGACGGTGGCGCTGCTGTGTCGCGACCTGCCGCAGGCCTCGGACGTGGCGGCAGCGATGTCGTCCTCCGGCACCTGCGAGGGTGTGCGGGTCGCCTCCGGCCCCGCGCACGGTGCGCGACTGATCGGCGGGTCGCTGCGATGA
- the rsmA gene encoding 16S rRNA (adenine(1518)-N(6)/adenine(1519)-N(6))-dimethyltransferase RsmA: protein MSSLLGAVEIRRLAAELDLRPTKTLGQNFVHDANTVRRIVAAAALGGDRPHRHVLEVGPGLGSLTLGLLEQVPFVTAVEIDQRLAALLPTTVAAHHERPEGLTVVAADAMTVTAAELPDSEPAGPVTALVANLPYNVAVPVLLHLLEVLPALRRVLVMVQAEVADRLAAPPGSRTYGSPSVKAAWYGTTKRAGAIGRNVFWPVPGVDSALVALDRHQKPLPGIRSEVFAVIDAAFSQRRKMLRSALAGWAGSAAAATDILQRAGVDPTLRGEVVDVDGYIAIADAAHRVRAEDPPAAGGER, encoded by the coding sequence GTGAGCTCCCTGCTGGGCGCCGTCGAGATCCGCCGACTGGCCGCCGAACTCGACCTGCGCCCGACGAAGACCCTCGGGCAGAACTTCGTGCACGATGCCAACACGGTCCGGCGGATCGTGGCAGCGGCCGCGCTCGGGGGCGATCGACCTCATCGGCACGTGCTCGAGGTCGGTCCCGGTCTGGGTTCGTTGACGCTCGGTCTGCTGGAGCAGGTGCCGTTCGTCACCGCGGTGGAGATCGACCAGCGGCTGGCCGCTCTGCTGCCGACAACCGTTGCGGCACACCATGAGCGACCCGAAGGGCTGACCGTGGTCGCGGCCGACGCGATGACCGTCACCGCCGCTGAGCTGCCGGACAGCGAGCCCGCGGGGCCGGTGACCGCGCTGGTGGCGAACCTGCCCTACAACGTGGCAGTGCCGGTGCTGCTGCACCTGCTGGAGGTGCTGCCGGCACTGCGGCGGGTGCTGGTGATGGTGCAGGCCGAGGTCGCCGACCGGCTCGCCGCCCCGCCGGGGTCTCGGACCTACGGCTCACCGTCGGTGAAGGCCGCCTGGTACGGGACCACGAAGCGCGCTGGAGCGATCGGACGGAACGTCTTCTGGCCGGTTCCCGGTGTCGACTCGGCGCTCGTCGCACTCGATCGACACCAGAAGCCGTTGCCCGGCATCAGGTCCGAAGTGTTCGCGGTGATCGACGCAGCCTTCTCCCAGCGTCGCAAGATGCTGCGTTCCGCGCTCGCCGGATGGGCCGGATCCGCGGCCGCTGCGACCGACATCCTGCAGCGGGCAGGTGTGGATCCGACTCTGCGTGGTGAAGTAGTGGATGTGGACGGATACATCGCGATCGCCGACGCCGCGCACCGCGTGCGCGCCGAGGACCCTCCTGCTGCCGGTGGCGAACGGTGA
- a CDS encoding transglycosylase family protein, with product MSLPPTSTSRPIPPARDHRVLPGGWILPEHRDAVLADQLVRGDLLAPERAAAVIEGAAATPFVGGRIAGASAPEAAGELLPETPRSSRRRPAMVAIAASFLVLVTAAGPTFGDTPKTVTLSLDGGQRIVATNGGSVRDALLAAGVDAGPRDLVAPALDAPIENGSRVTVRRARLVTMQIEGRARQWWTTAKTVDQALLEMGVRAGDYRFSADRSREISLAGTIIVGEPLRWVTVVDGRHAAVRTRLAASTVQQVLAERKISIGRYDRVAPTVGSAVHNGQRITITRVRRSQRIEHTTVPQPAAVVEQDATIGKGNTVQVSKGSPGLRTITVSRTVTNGSPADKMLSDTLTRQAAPAVTKIGTKETGLPESWSVPWDKMAFCESTNRWDVNTGNGTYGGLQFMTPTWLEYDGGEFAPRADEASKEQQIIVAERLYAREGLAPWHCARLLGWGFDKYEG from the coding sequence ATGTCCCTGCCGCCGACCAGCACTTCCCGTCCGATCCCGCCTGCGCGGGATCACCGGGTGCTGCCCGGCGGGTGGATCCTCCCTGAACACCGGGATGCCGTCCTGGCAGACCAGCTGGTGCGCGGCGACCTGCTCGCGCCGGAGCGGGCCGCCGCCGTCATCGAGGGTGCGGCCGCTACGCCTTTCGTCGGCGGCCGTATCGCCGGTGCGTCCGCCCCGGAGGCGGCGGGGGAGTTGCTCCCCGAGACGCCACGGAGCTCTCGACGCCGGCCGGCCATGGTGGCGATCGCCGCGTCCTTCCTGGTGCTGGTGACTGCCGCGGGGCCGACCTTCGGCGACACCCCCAAGACGGTGACGCTCAGCCTCGACGGCGGTCAGCGCATCGTGGCCACCAACGGTGGTTCGGTCCGCGACGCACTGCTGGCCGCCGGAGTGGACGCCGGACCGCGCGACCTCGTGGCGCCGGCGCTCGATGCCCCCATCGAGAACGGCTCGCGGGTGACGGTCCGTCGGGCCCGGCTGGTCACCATGCAGATCGAAGGTCGTGCCCGCCAGTGGTGGACGACCGCGAAGACCGTCGACCAAGCTCTGCTGGAGATGGGGGTGCGCGCCGGCGACTACCGGTTCAGCGCCGATCGCAGCCGGGAGATCTCCCTCGCGGGCACCATCATCGTCGGCGAACCGCTGCGCTGGGTCACGGTGGTGGACGGACGGCATGCCGCGGTCCGTACCCGGCTGGCAGCGAGCACGGTGCAGCAGGTGCTGGCGGAGCGGAAGATCAGCATCGGCAGGTACGACCGGGTCGCACCGACCGTCGGGTCGGCCGTCCACAACGGCCAGCGGATCACCATCACCCGCGTCCGACGGTCCCAGCGCATCGAGCACACGACGGTCCCGCAGCCGGCTGCCGTCGTCGAGCAGGACGCGACGATCGGCAAGGGCAACACCGTGCAGGTCAGCAAGGGATCGCCCGGTCTGCGGACGATCACGGTGAGCCGGACCGTCACCAACGGATCACCCGCGGACAAGATGCTCTCCGACACGCTGACCCGGCAGGCGGCACCTGCTGTCACGAAGATCGGCACGAAGGAGACCGGGCTGCCGGAATCCTGGAGCGTGCCCTGGGACAAGATGGCGTTCTGTGAATCGACGAACCGCTGGGACGTCAACACCGGCAACGGCACCTACGGCGGGTTGCAGTTCATGACGCCCACCTGGCTCGAGTACGACGGCGGCGAATTCGCTCCCCGAGCGGACGAGGCCAGCAAGGAACAGCAGATCATCGTCGCCGAACGTCTCTACGCCCGCGAGGGGCTCGCACCCTGGCACTGTGCACGCCTGCTCGGCTGGGGCTTCGACAAGTACGAGGGCTGA
- a CDS encoding ubiquitin-like domain-containing protein, with protein MTDSAAFDASEREHTPEQDHSTEEISPVADGTPTVAVDSSAPTERRRTLRKPVLIGAAVVVALVAAGGGIMSALSKDVTITVDGQAQQISTYAGTVDGALAAAGLQVGAHDVLAPGGASSLLDGTAIAVQRGRLLTVDVDGRKRSLWTTARTVDAAMSELGLGGSRFQVSADRSRSITLSGMTVAARTLRTVSLQQDGRVGSVTSTATTVRSLLAERRITLARNQRIKPAPDSKLTAGQKIVIRTLPNVRLTVGGKKIGTVATEARTVGELLRFSKVRIDGDDIVVPARSTKIASGIAVVVKRVSVKTAQHDEQITQPADETVDDADLAQGSTEIDSEGNPGLVRVVTRTVVTDGKAAKATVVSRTTVTQAQARVTRVGTMVPEPVVAAAPAETAVTPAAESDTSTAAPAETAVTPAAESDTSAAAPAETAVTPAAGSDTGAAAPASSSGVNWDGIASCESGNNWSINTGNGYYGGLQFSQGTWAASGGLAYASRADLASREQQIAVAENTLQSQGIGAWACSGHG; from the coding sequence GTGACCGACAGCGCAGCCTTCGACGCCTCCGAGCGTGAGCACACCCCCGAGCAGGACCACAGCACCGAGGAGATCTCCCCGGTCGCCGACGGAACCCCGACCGTCGCTGTGGACAGCTCCGCTCCCACGGAACGCCGTCGCACCTTGCGCAAGCCGGTACTGATCGGCGCCGCAGTCGTGGTGGCACTCGTCGCCGCCGGCGGCGGCATCATGTCGGCCCTGTCCAAGGACGTGACGATCACCGTCGACGGACAGGCGCAGCAGATCAGCACCTACGCAGGCACCGTCGACGGCGCGCTCGCCGCGGCCGGCCTGCAGGTCGGTGCGCACGACGTCCTCGCCCCGGGCGGCGCCAGCTCGCTGCTGGACGGCACCGCCATCGCCGTCCAGCGCGGCCGCCTGTTGACCGTGGACGTCGACGGCCGCAAGCGCTCGTTGTGGACCACCGCGCGGACCGTCGATGCAGCGATGTCCGAGCTCGGGCTGGGTGGGTCCCGATTCCAGGTCTCCGCAGACCGCAGTCGGTCCATCACGCTGAGCGGGATGACCGTTGCAGCGCGCACGCTGCGCACCGTGTCGCTGCAGCAGGACGGCCGGGTCGGCTCGGTCACGTCCACCGCGACGACCGTGCGCTCCCTGCTGGCGGAGCGACGGATCACGCTGGCGCGCAACCAGCGCATCAAGCCGGCCCCGGACAGCAAGCTGACCGCGGGTCAGAAGATCGTCATTCGTACTTTGCCGAACGTCCGGTTGACGGTCGGCGGCAAGAAGATCGGCACGGTGGCGACCGAGGCCCGCACCGTCGGCGAGCTGCTGCGTTTCAGCAAGGTGCGCATCGACGGCGATGACATCGTGGTGCCTGCCCGCTCGACGAAGATCGCCTCCGGCATCGCCGTCGTCGTCAAGCGGGTGTCGGTGAAGACGGCCCAGCACGACGAGCAGATCACCCAACCCGCCGACGAGACGGTGGACGACGCCGACCTCGCGCAGGGCAGCACCGAGATCGACTCGGAGGGCAACCCCGGGCTCGTCCGGGTCGTCACCCGCACGGTCGTCACCGATGGCAAGGCCGCGAAGGCCACCGTCGTGTCGAGAACGACCGTCACGCAGGCGCAGGCGAGGGTGACCCGTGTCGGTACGATGGTGCCGGAGCCGGTGGTCGCTGCGGCCCCCGCCGAGACGGCCGTGACACCCGCCGCCGAATCCGACACCAGCACTGCTGCCCCCGCCGAGACGGCCGTGACGCCCGCCGCCGAATCCGACACCAGCGCTGCAGCTCCCGCCGAGACGGCCGTGACACCCGCCGCCGGATCCGACACCGGCGCTGCGGCCCCTGCGTCGAGCTCAGGCGTGAACTGGGACGGCATCGCCTCCTGCGAGTCCGGCAACAACTGGTCCATCAACACCGGCAACGGGTACTACGGCGGGCTGCAGTTCAGCCAGGGGACCTGGGCCGCCAGCGGCGGTCTCGCCTATGCCTCCCGCGCCGACCTTGCCTCCCGCGAACAGCAGATCGCAGTCGCCGAGAACACCCTGCAGTCGCAGGGCATCGGCGCGTGGGCCTGCAGTGGTCACGGCTGA
- a CDS encoding TatD family hydrolase: protein MPLPASFADRPPVPAADPLPSPIVDAHTHLDACGADEPAAVRAALDAATAAGVRAVITVGDGLGSARWAAAAAQWDDRLYAAVAVHPTRADELDEAARAELAALARQDRVVAVGETGLDNHWPARGVGAAPALQREAFAWHIQLAKDVGKTLMIHDREAHDEILQILDTEGAPERVAFHCFSGDVALARQCADRGFVMSFAGPVTFRNNHELHAAARFAPADLITVETDAPYLAPHPYRGSTNSPAAVAHTARAMAALRDVELTDFCRQLCATTARLYEVPTAG from the coding sequence GTGCCGCTCCCCGCCTCGTTCGCAGATCGCCCGCCGGTCCCGGCGGCCGACCCACTGCCGTCGCCGATCGTCGATGCCCACACGCATCTCGATGCGTGTGGCGCCGACGAACCCGCAGCCGTGCGGGCCGCCCTCGACGCGGCGACCGCAGCCGGGGTGCGCGCGGTGATCACCGTCGGGGACGGCCTGGGCTCCGCCCGGTGGGCCGCAGCGGCCGCGCAGTGGGACGACCGGTTGTACGCGGCGGTCGCCGTCCACCCGACCAGGGCGGATGAGCTCGACGAGGCCGCGAGGGCCGAGCTGGCCGCCCTGGCGCGACAGGACAGGGTGGTGGCGGTCGGCGAGACCGGCCTGGACAACCACTGGCCCGCGCGTGGGGTGGGCGCCGCGCCGGCGCTGCAACGGGAGGCCTTCGCCTGGCACATCCAGCTGGCCAAGGACGTCGGCAAGACGTTGATGATCCACGACCGCGAGGCCCACGACGAGATCCTGCAGATCCTGGACACCGAGGGGGCGCCGGAACGTGTTGCGTTCCATTGCTTCTCGGGTGATGTGGCGCTGGCGCGACAGTGCGCCGATCGCGGCTTCGTGATGTCGTTCGCCGGTCCGGTCACCTTCCGGAACAACCACGAGCTGCACGCGGCGGCCCGATTCGCCCCCGCAGACCTCATCACCGTCGAGACGGATGCGCCCTACCTCGCGCCGCACCCGTACCGCGGCAGCACCAACTCCCCGGCCGCGGTCGCCCACACGGCCAGGGCCATGGCCGCCCTGCGCGACGTCGAGCTGACGGACTTCTGCCGGCAGCTCTGTGCGACGACGGCACGGCTGTACGAGGTGCCGACAGCGGGATGA
- the metG gene encoding methionine--tRNA ligase — MSTPILSAVAWPYANGPRHIGHVSGFGIPADIYSRYQRMAGNDVLMVSGTDEHGTPILVLAEEEGVTPRQLADRYNRVIVEDLQGLGVSYDLFTRTETRNHYAVTQEMFRTVHRNGYLFSETSKSAISPSTGRTLPDRYIEGTCPICGYDGARGDQCDNCGNQLDAIDLKNPRSRINGETPAFIDSEQLMLDLPALSTALGDWLHGRDGWRPNVLKFSLNLLDDIRPRAMTRDIDWGIPVPLDGWRDRSDKKLYVWFDAVIGYLSASVEWARRYGTDADQWKHWWANPEAQHRYFMGKDNITFHSQIWPAELLAYNGEGMSGGEPGAFGHLDLPTEVVSSEFLTMSGSKFSTSRGTVIYVRDFLREFGPDALRYFVAAAGPETQDADFTWEEFVRRTNFELANEWGNLVNRSISLAHRNFGAVPEAGTLTDAESALLATAAQAFDTVGDLLARNRVRQASTEAMRVVSAANKYLSDTEPWKIKDDPARLGTVLNTALQVVDDAKTLLTPFLPHSSQQVFAALGGEGVWAAEPVIEEVEDFGEFPTPLEGVGVPEVATYPVITGDWKAQQAVWARRDIVAGTPLAKPSPLFTKLDPSLGETGPEWAPIVTD, encoded by the coding sequence ATGAGCACCCCCATCCTCTCCGCGGTCGCCTGGCCCTACGCGAACGGCCCGCGGCACATCGGACACGTCTCCGGCTTCGGCATCCCCGCCGACATCTACTCCCGCTACCAGCGGATGGCCGGCAACGACGTGTTGATGGTGTCGGGGACGGACGAGCACGGGACGCCGATCCTGGTGCTCGCGGAGGAGGAGGGCGTCACCCCGCGACAGCTTGCTGACCGGTACAACCGGGTCATCGTGGAGGACCTGCAGGGGCTCGGCGTCAGCTACGACCTGTTCACCCGCACCGAGACGCGCAACCACTACGCCGTCACCCAGGAGATGTTCCGCACCGTCCACCGCAACGGCTACTTGTTCTCCGAGACCAGCAAGTCGGCGATCAGCCCGTCAACCGGCCGGACGTTGCCCGACCGCTACATCGAGGGCACCTGCCCGATCTGTGGCTACGACGGCGCCCGCGGCGACCAGTGTGACAACTGCGGCAACCAACTCGATGCGATCGACCTGAAGAACCCGCGGTCCCGGATCAACGGGGAGACGCCTGCGTTCATCGACTCCGAGCAGCTGATGCTCGATCTCCCAGCGCTGTCGACGGCGCTGGGTGACTGGCTGCACGGCCGCGACGGCTGGCGGCCCAACGTGCTCAAGTTCTCGTTGAACCTGCTGGACGACATCCGGCCGCGCGCGATGACCAGGGACATCGACTGGGGGATCCCGGTTCCGCTGGACGGCTGGCGCGATCGCTCGGACAAGAAGCTGTACGTCTGGTTCGACGCCGTGATCGGCTACCTGTCGGCCTCGGTGGAATGGGCACGGCGGTACGGCACCGACGCCGATCAGTGGAAGCACTGGTGGGCCAATCCGGAGGCGCAGCACCGGTACTTCATGGGCAAGGACAACATCACCTTCCACAGCCAGATCTGGCCGGCGGAGCTGCTCGCCTACAACGGCGAGGGCATGAGCGGCGGCGAGCCCGGTGCGTTCGGCCACCTGGACCTGCCCACCGAAGTGGTCTCCAGCGAGTTCCTGACGATGTCCGGTTCGAAGTTCTCCACGTCCCGCGGCACGGTGATCTACGTCCGGGACTTCCTGCGGGAGTTCGGGCCGGACGCGCTGCGCTACTTCGTGGCCGCGGCCGGACCGGAGACGCAGGACGCCGACTTCACCTGGGAGGAGTTCGTCCGCCGGACCAACTTCGAGCTGGCCAACGAGTGGGGCAACTTGGTCAACAGGTCGATCTCGTTGGCGCACAGGAACTTCGGTGCCGTGCCGGAGGCCGGTACGCTGACCGATGCCGAATCGGCACTGCTGGCCACGGCAGCCCAGGCGTTCGACACGGTCGGAGATCTGTTGGCTCGCAACCGGGTCCGGCAGGCTTCGACCGAGGCCATGCGGGTGGTCTCGGCTGCCAACAAGTACCTCTCCGACACCGAGCCGTGGAAGATCAAGGACGACCCCGCCCGGCTGGGCACCGTTCTGAACACCGCCCTGCAGGTGGTCGACGACGCCAAGACGCTGCTGACGCCGTTCCTGCCGCACTCCTCGCAGCAGGTCTTCGCCGCGCTCGGCGGCGAGGGTGTGTGGGCGGCCGAGCCGGTGATCGAGGAGGTCGAGGACTTCGGCGAGTTCCCCACCCCGCTGGAGGGCGTCGGTGTTCCCGAGGTGGCGACCTACCCGGTGATCACCGGCGACTGGAAGGCGCAGCAGGCGGTCTGGGCGCGACGGGACATCGTCGCGGGGACTCCACTCGCCAAGCCGTCGCCGCTGTTCACCAAGCTCGACCCGAGCCTGGGTGAGACCGGCCCCGAGTGGGCCCCGATCGTCACCGACTGA
- a CDS encoding helix-turn-helix domain-containing protein: MTSTDMAAGVGGKPLRADARRNREAVLVAAAEAFSERGVEASLEDIARRAGVGIGTLYRHFPTREDLVFEVYRREVERLCEAVEDLSAAHPPDEALRLWMERFVSYAAAKRGMVGLLRTMMQDERVELLRGLKGDIHDAAGTLLDRAADAGLIRADMSSDDLLRGLGGICMANDTGPSDTALRLVSIIFDGMRYGAAGHC; this comes from the coding sequence GTGACGAGTACGGACATGGCAGCGGGCGTGGGGGGCAAGCCGCTGCGCGCCGATGCTCGCCGGAATCGGGAGGCGGTGCTGGTCGCCGCGGCCGAGGCGTTCTCCGAACGCGGCGTGGAGGCCTCGCTCGAGGACATCGCTCGCCGGGCCGGCGTCGGGATCGGCACGCTCTACCGGCACTTCCCCACCCGCGAGGACCTCGTCTTCGAGGTGTACCGCCGCGAGGTCGAGCGGCTCTGCGAAGCAGTCGAAGACCTGTCGGCCGCGCACCCGCCGGACGAGGCGCTGCGGCTGTGGATGGAGCGGTTCGTGAGCTATGCCGCAGCCAAGCGTGGGATGGTCGGTCTGCTCCGCACGATGATGCAGGACGAGCGGGTCGAGCTGCTGCGGGGTCTCAAGGGCGACATCCACGACGCCGCCGGCACCCTGCTGGATCGAGCGGCCGACGCGGGTCTGATCCGCGCCGACATGTCGTCGGACGATCTGCTGCGGGGTCTGGGCGGGATCTGCATGGCGAACGACACCGGTCCATCGGACACCGCGCTGCGGCTGGTCTCGATCATCTTCGACGGCATGCGCTACGGCGCGGCCGGCCATTGCTGA
- a CDS encoding MFS transporter produces the protein MSSPVLSTPPAPKVRSAGLVLGVVLISQLMVVLDATIVNIALPDISTALAFSPTGLSWVINAYTLVFGGLLLLGARAGDVLGRRRVFLAGIAIFTVASLVGGLAGTAAELLIARAAQGVGAALAAPSALALLMTLFPEAKERAKALGYYTAVSIGGSALGLIIGGMLTQWTSWRWVLFINVPIGIALLVAARRVIPETPRRPGRFDLAGAITATLGTATLVYSLVRVGSDGWSDPLALSGFGAAVVLLATFVAVERRASSPITPLRLFSDRDRVTSYVARLLLVAGMMGMFFFLTQFLQNVLGYSPIVTGLAFLPLTIALFTMSQLTARVLIQRIGAKALIAGGLTVSTGGLFWLSDLSATSGYSSLLFPILLFGIGNGLAFVPLTQLALSGVEPQDAGAASGLVNVTQQIGGALGLAVLVTVFAQAAGPGYDRLAAAVVGGTADPAVIAQAHEAFVAGAERAFGWAAGFLALTVVLVLALVRRRPRPAPAAATAAPVVEPAAA, from the coding sequence ATGTCCTCTCCTGTCCTGTCCACACCGCCGGCCCCGAAGGTCCGCTCCGCCGGCCTGGTGCTCGGCGTCGTCCTGATCAGCCAGCTGATGGTCGTGCTCGACGCGACCATCGTGAACATCGCGCTGCCCGACATCTCCACCGCGCTCGCCTTCTCCCCGACCGGCCTGTCCTGGGTGATCAACGCCTACACGCTCGTCTTCGGCGGCCTGCTGCTGTTGGGTGCCCGCGCCGGCGACGTGCTCGGTCGCCGACGGGTCTTCCTCGCCGGGATCGCGATCTTCACGGTCGCTTCGCTGGTCGGCGGTCTCGCCGGCACCGCGGCCGAACTGCTGATCGCCAGGGCGGCCCAGGGCGTCGGCGCTGCGCTCGCGGCCCCCTCGGCCCTTGCCCTGCTGATGACACTCTTCCCCGAGGCCAAGGAGCGCGCCAAGGCCCTTGGCTACTACACCGCAGTGTCCATCGGCGGCAGCGCGCTCGGCCTGATCATCGGCGGCATGCTGACCCAGTGGACGTCCTGGCGCTGGGTGTTGTTCATCAACGTGCCCATCGGCATCGCCCTGCTCGTCGCCGCGCGTCGGGTGATCCCCGAGACGCCCCGCCGGCCGGGACGATTCGATCTCGCCGGGGCCATCACCGCGACGCTCGGAACGGCAACCCTGGTGTACTCGCTGGTCCGGGTCGGCAGTGACGGCTGGTCGGATCCGTTGGCTCTCAGCGGTTTCGGTGCCGCTGTGGTGTTGCTCGCGACCTTCGTCGCAGTGGAACGGCGCGCCAGCTCACCGATCACCCCGTTGCGGTTGTTCTCCGATCGCGACCGCGTGACGTCCTACGTCGCGCGATTGTTGTTGGTGGCCGGGATGATGGGGATGTTCTTCTTCCTCACCCAGTTCCTGCAGAACGTGCTGGGCTACAGCCCCATCGTCACCGGACTGGCCTTCCTGCCGTTGACCATCGCGCTGTTCACGATGTCCCAGCTCACCGCCAGGGTGCTCATCCAGCGGATCGGCGCGAAGGCCCTCATCGCCGGCGGGTTGACGGTCTCGACGGGCGGGCTGTTCTGGCTCAGTGATCTCTCGGCGACCAGTGGTTACAGCTCGCTGCTGTTCCCGATCCTCTTGTTCGGCATCGGTAACGGGTTGGCCTTCGTCCCGCTCACTCAGCTCGCGCTGTCCGGGGTCGAACCGCAGGACGCCGGCGCCGCCTCCGGTCTGGTCAACGTCACGCAGCAGATCGGCGGCGCGCTCGGCCTCGCCGTCCTGGTGACGGTGTTCGCCCAGGCGGCAGGACCCGGCTACGACCGGCTCGCGGCCGCTGTTGTCGGCGGAACAGCCGACCCGGCCGTGATCGCGCAGGCACACGAGGCCTTCGTCGCCGGGGCGGAGCGAGCCTTCGGCTGGGCCGCAGGGTTTCTCGCCCTCACCGTCGTGCTGGTGCTCGCCCTGGTGCGGCGCCGTCCGCGGCCCGCACCCGCAGCAGCCACGGCGGCCCCGGTCGTCGAGCCCGCCGCAGCCTGA